From the Spiroplasma alleghenense genome, one window contains:
- a CDS encoding lipoprotein, producing MKKLLTILAATSMVVSAPLSVIACKKKVNPNIGEEFDYQSLQKELKTTVQEIFNSSLKSDFDDYFFVSFKSGGDNGVDYPFGDRDEEWIKNNKENIENMESPESQEMQNYIKDLIHWNIVESEITNNVLSNVNYKPILVDGKTPLKEGYFIDSIKIEEKEEKGPLSVYIAIGANFYFLNSNQEIEVENLNLFKTSITILSSKLEAQDLNEIKNIYKDTLNSVENANSFEIKSDKGDLFSTAEAINQKTESNLVFQNLQSILNNAQWNEEPIDFNNDWKINTNTNNIIDASITYPKNYVYWDPSADNPEPEAIKTLQSALKGDKQAEKDFIEELSSNDSRWMKSRINDYIKNIKELESEFDDFSESLNSFNLEYMLLINYAFQGSLKNSNFKLEPRKQRNYIALFRSTIDDISFKYNGFNYELPKEQIVIKQLPECENTKVLYKKFITDSYNFQKEFFGFNDTKLQEDNTDWKFYLNKPEEMKDIEPMTLMDYEDSFDLLLKANQKAADWLEPLGLTTRVNRSAVYHNVGFEKMTFNQEDEIYFCDNMSDKGRWLTLKTWFFSFEASNNSVSKTCFQIGWRDGHTMDMTGESKSNSGWWFK from the coding sequence ATGAAGAAATTATTGACTATTTTAGCAGCGACAAGTATGGTGGTTTCAGCTCCATTAAGTGTTATTGCCTGTAAAAAGAAGGTGAATCCCAATATTGGCGAGGAATTTGATTACCAATCTTTACAAAAAGAATTAAAAACCACAGTTCAAGAAATCTTCAATTCTAGTTTAAAAAGCGATTTTGATGATTACTTTTTTGTTTCATTCAAAAGTGGTGGAGATAACGGGGTTGATTATCCTTTTGGTGATCGAGATGAGGAATGAATCAAAAATAATAAGGAAAATATTGAAAATATGGAATCACCTGAATCCCAAGAAATGCAAAATTATATTAAGGATTTAATTCACTGAAATATAGTAGAATCTGAAATAACAAATAACGTTCTTTCCAATGTTAACTATAAACCAATTTTAGTTGATGGGAAAACTCCTTTAAAGGAAGGTTATTTTATTGATAGTATAAAAATTGAAGAAAAAGAGGAGAAAGGACCTTTATCTGTTTATATTGCTATTGGAGCTAACTTTTATTTTTTAAATTCAAATCAAGAAATAGAGGTAGAAAATCTTAATTTATTCAAGACCTCAATTACAATTTTAAGCAGTAAACTAGAAGCTCAGGATTTAAATGAGATAAAAAATATTTATAAAGATACTCTGAACTCGGTTGAAAATGCCAATAGTTTTGAAATTAAAAGTGACAAAGGTGATTTATTCAGTACCGCTGAGGCAATAAACCAAAAAACAGAAAGTAATTTAGTATTTCAAAATTTGCAAAGTATTTTAAATAATGCGCAATGAAACGAAGAACCAATTGATTTTAACAACGATTGAAAAATTAACACCAATACCAATAATATCATTGATGCCTCAATAACATACCCAAAAAATTACGTGTATTGGGACCCCAGCGCAGATAACCCTGAACCTGAAGCTATAAAAACTCTACAATCAGCACTAAAAGGTGACAAGCAAGCTGAAAAGGATTTTATTGAAGAACTCAGCTCAAATGATTCAAGGTGAATGAAGAGTCGAATTAATGATTACATAAAAAACATAAAAGAACTTGAATCCGAATTTGATGATTTTTCAGAATCATTAAACTCTTTTAACTTGGAGTATATGTTGTTAATAAATTATGCATTTCAAGGAAGTTTAAAAAACTCAAATTTTAAGTTAGAACCCAGAAAGCAAAGAAACTATATCGCTCTTTTTAGATCAACAATTGATGATATTAGTTTTAAATATAATGGATTTAACTATGAATTACCAAAAGAACAAATTGTTATAAAACAACTTCCTGAATGTGAAAACACTAAAGTTTTATACAAGAAATTTATCACTGATTCTTATAATTTTCAAAAAGAGTTTTTTGGTTTCAATGATACAAAATTACAAGAAGATAATACAGATTGAAAATTCTACCTTAACAAACCAGAAGAAATGAAAGACATTGAGCCTATGACATTGATGGATTATGAAGATTCTTTTGATTTGCTTCTTAAAGCCAATCAAAAGGCTGCTGATTGATTAGAACCTCTTGGTCTAACTACAAGAGTAAATAGGTCTGCGGTGTATCATAACGTTGGTTTTGAAAAAATGACATTTAATCAGGAGGATGAAATATATTTCTGTGATAATATGTCGGATAAAGGCCGTTGGTTAACTTTAAAAACATGGTTTTTTTCGTTCGAAGCTTCAAATAATAGTGTTTCTAAAACATGTTTCCAAATTGGATGAAGAGACGGTCACACAATGGATATGACAGGTGAGTCAAAGTCTAATTCTGGGTGATGATTCAAATAG
- a CDS encoding lipoprotein, with protein sequence MKKLLTILGATSLVVSAPISVVACKKKVDPNTDEEFDYQYLQKELKATVQGIFDSSLKSDFDDYFFVSFEKGGDNGVDYPFGKRNKEWIKNNKKNIENMESTQSQEMQNYIKDLIHWNKVESEIIKNVLSNVNYKPILVDGKTPLKDGYFIDSIKIEEKDEDGPLSVYIAIGASFYFLNSNHEIEVENLNLFKTSITILGKEIEAQDLNEVKNIYKDTLNSVENANSFEIKSDKGDLFSTAEAINQKTESNLVFQNLQNILNNVQWNEEPIDFNNDWKINTNTNNIINASISYPNNYVYWDPSAYNPEPEAVKTLQSALKGDKQAEKYFIEELSSNDSRWMKSRINDYIKNIKELETEFNDFSESLNSFNLEYMLSINSEFQASLKNSNFKLEPIKQRNYIALFRSTIDDISFKYNGFNYELPKEQIVIKQLPECENTKVLYKKFITDSYNFQKEFFGFNDKELQEDNADWKFYLNKPEEMKDIKPMTLMDYEDSFDLLLKANQKAADWLEPLGLTTRVNQSASDSNISFKKMTFNQEDEIYFCDNMSDKGRWLTLKTWFFSFEASRTGVYKTYFQIGWRDGHRIDMTGESKSNSGWWFK encoded by the coding sequence ATGAAGAAGTTATTAACCATTTTGGGGGCTACCAGTTTGGTGGTTTCAGCCCCCATTAGCGTGGTGGCTTGTAAGAAAAAAGTTGATCCAAATACTGATGAAGAATTTGATTACCAATATTTGCAAAAAGAATTAAAAGCCACAGTTCAAGGAATTTTTGATTCTAGTTTGAAAAGTGATTTTGATGATTACTTTTTTGTTTCATTTGAAAAGGGCGGAGATAATGGGGTTGATTATCCTTTTGGCAAGCGAAATAAAGAATGGATCAAAAATAATAAAAAAAATATTGAAAATATGGAATCAACTCAATCTCAAGAAATGCAAAACTATATTAAGGATTTAATTCACTGAAATAAAGTAGAATCTGAAATAATAAAGAACGTTCTTTCTAATGTAAACTATAAACCGATTTTAGTTGATGGAAAAACCCCTTTAAAGGATGGCTATTTTATTGATAGTATAAAAATTGAAGAAAAAGACGAGGATGGACCTTTATCTGTTTATATTGCTATCGGGGCTAGCTTTTATTTTTTAAATTCAAATCATGAAATAGAAGTAGAGAATCTGAATTTATTCAAGACCTCAATTACGATTTTAGGCAAAGAAATTGAAGCACAGGATTTAAATGAGGTAAAAAACATTTATAAAGATACTCTGAACTCGGTTGAAAATGCCAATAGTTTTGAAATTAAAAGTGACAAAGGTGATTTATTCAGTACCGCTGAGGCAATAAATCAAAAAACAGAGAGTAATTTAGTATTTCAAAATTTGCAAAATATTTTAAATAATGTGCAATGAAACGAAGAACCAATTGATTTTAACAACGATTGAAAAATTAACACCAATACCAATAATATTATTAATGCCTCAATAAGTTACCCAAACAATTACGTGTATTGGGACCCCAGCGCATATAACCCTGAACCTGAAGCTGTAAAAACTCTACAATCAGCACTAAAAGGGGACAAGCAAGCTGAAAAGTATTTTATTGAAGAGCTCAGCTCAAATGATTCAAGGTGAATGAAGAGTCGAATTAATGATTACATAAAAAACATAAAAGAACTTGAAACTGAATTTAATGATTTTTCAGAATCGCTTAACTCTTTTAACTTAGAGTATATGTTGTCTATAAACTCTGAATTTCAGGCGAGTTTAAAAAACTCAAATTTTAAGTTAGAACCCATAAAGCAAAGAAACTATATTGCCCTTTTTAGATCAACTATTGATGATATTAGTTTTAAATATAATGGCTTCAACTATGAATTACCAAAAGAGCAAATTGTTATAAAACAACTTCCTGAATGTGAAAACACTAAAGTTTTATACAAGAAATTTATCACTGATTCTTATAATTTTCAAAAAGAGTTCTTTGGTTTCAACGATAAAGAATTACAAGAAGATAATGCTGATTGAAAATTCTACCTTAACAAACCAGAAGAGATGAAAGATATTAAACCCATGACATTGATGGATTATGAAGATTCTTTTGATTTGCTTCTTAAAGCCAATCAAAAGGCTGCTGATTGATTAGAACCTCTTGGATTAACAACAAGAGTAAATCAGTCTGCGTCAGATAGTAACATTAGTTTTAAAAAAATGACATTTAATCAGGAGGATGAAATATATTTCTGTGATAATATGTCGGATAAAGGCCGTTGGTTAACTTTAAAAACATGGTTTTTTTCGTTCGAAGCTTCAAGGACTGGCGTTTACAAAACATATTTTCAAATTGGGTGAAGAGACGGTCACAGAATTGATATGACAGGTGAGTCTAAGTCTAATTCTGGGTGATGATTCAAATAG
- a CDS encoding AEC family transporter produces MLTNLFSNSVGEALKATLVSWSLWSAIIATISVIGLGFFLTVKGLLNKDWEKAFTRLVMLVGLPALALNGFLNDVTIEELKSELSVIMIGFIFYLVMTMGAKVFFYKYEKDIQDTLSMCIALGSTTFFGIPLITAIFPKDGPTTANNFNIPYRIFLYSLGFSIMSKKNVATTNSGFLTRKEIKIQLQNLPPIEQVEFLQTQKALRQEILLTQAPERKKIRNQNLKQIFLNPILIATFLGFFIWATQLIPGIKVVQYGDTKAFSPLRIDLLFPPIKSILSTLAAICTPLAWISIGMTIAKGNVKKAMKSKVVWYATGIRVFLVPIVALVFVTLFAWIGTASGAWQITSIQLTVILIMAATPPANVVVAYAINYDKQPELASNVTTLSTLAAIITMPIWVVVGTAIGSTTLFAS; encoded by the coding sequence ATGTTAACAAATTTATTTAGCAATAGTGTTGGCGAAGCCTTAAAGGCTACCTTAGTATCTTGATCGCTTTGATCTGCAATCATCGCCACAATTTCAGTAATTGGTTTAGGTTTTTTCCTAACCGTTAAAGGTCTTTTAAATAAAGATTGGGAAAAAGCGTTTACTAGATTAGTGATGCTGGTTGGATTACCAGCTTTAGCTTTAAATGGTTTTCTAAATGATGTGACTATTGAGGAATTAAAATCTGAATTATCAGTTATTATGATTGGTTTTATCTTTTATTTGGTCATGACAATGGGGGCGAAGGTATTCTTTTATAAATATGAAAAAGATATTCAAGATACCTTGTCAATGTGTATCGCCTTGGGTTCAACAACTTTCTTTGGTATTCCGTTAATTACAGCGATTTTCCCAAAAGATGGACCAACTACAGCTAACAATTTTAATATCCCTTATCGTATTTTCTTATACTCATTAGGATTTTCAATTATGAGTAAGAAAAATGTAGCAACAACTAATTCTGGTTTCTTAACTCGAAAAGAAATAAAAATTCAGTTACAAAACTTACCCCCAATTGAACAAGTTGAGTTCTTACAAACCCAAAAAGCTTTAAGACAAGAAATTTTATTAACTCAAGCTCCAGAGCGCAAAAAAATTCGTAATCAAAATTTGAAACAAATATTCTTGAATCCAATTTTAATTGCAACTTTTTTAGGATTCTTTATTTGAGCAACTCAATTAATTCCAGGAATTAAAGTAGTTCAGTATGGGGATACCAAAGCCTTTTCACCATTAAGAATCGACTTATTATTTCCCCCAATTAAATCAATCCTTTCAACTCTGGCAGCCATTTGTACACCATTGGCTTGAATTTCTATTGGGATGACAATTGCTAAAGGAAATGTCAAAAAAGCTATGAAGTCAAAAGTGGTTTGATATGCTACTGGAATCAGAGTTTTCTTAGTACCAATTGTGGCATTAGTATTTGTGACCCTATTTGCTTGAATTGGAACTGCCTCTGGGGCATGACAAATTACTTCAATTCAATTAACTGTTATCTTAATAATGGCAGCAACCCCACCAGCTAATGTGGTGGTTGCTTATGCAATTAATTATGACAAACAACCCGAATTAGCAAGTAATGTCACAACCCTATCAACTCTAGCTGCTATTATCACTATGCCAATTTGAGTAGTTGTGGGAACTGCCATTGGATCAACAACACTATTTGCTAGTTAA
- a CDS encoding NAD(P)-dependent oxidoreductase — protein sequence MKMICYGVRETEKQFFIDLNKKFGYDLILEPKLLTHENITTVNGCEAVMLRANCVADKQNLIKMKEAGVKYVLTRTVGVNHIDVPACRELGLKTGYVPFYSPNAVSELALALGMGLMRNTFYMVNKTGVNKDFTVDSFMFAQEIRNSTIGIIGTGRIGLETAKGWHGMGAKVIGYDLYENKGAKGIIEYKKLDELIKTSDLISIHCPYIAGENEHMINKDFISKMKPNSFIVNASRGELLDPVALYEAIKSNHIKGAALDVVEKEPQIFFKTFGNDKLPIEAYEKLHQFYPRVVITPHIGSFTDEAVKNMVETTYLNLQEYLKTGQCKNEIK from the coding sequence ATGAAAATGATATGTTATGGGGTTAGAGAAACTGAAAAGCAATTTTTTATTGATTTAAATAAAAAATTTGGCTACGACTTAATTTTAGAACCCAAATTATTAACCCACGAAAATATTACAACAGTTAATGGCTGTGAAGCTGTAATGTTACGTGCCAATTGTGTAGCGGATAAACAAAACTTAATAAAAATGAAGGAAGCTGGGGTTAAATATGTTCTAACTCGCACTGTTGGGGTTAATCATATTGATGTGCCCGCTTGTCGTGAGCTAGGATTAAAAACTGGCTATGTACCATTTTATTCACCCAATGCGGTTAGTGAACTGGCCTTAGCGCTTGGAATGGGTTTAATGCGTAATACCTTTTATATGGTCAATAAAACTGGGGTAAATAAAGATTTCACTGTGGACTCATTTATGTTTGCCCAAGAAATTCGCAACTCAACTATTGGAATAATTGGAACAGGTAGAATTGGTTTAGAAACTGCCAAAGGATGACATGGCATGGGAGCCAAAGTAATTGGTTATGATTTATATGAAAATAAAGGAGCTAAGGGAATCATTGAATATAAAAAACTGGATGAATTAATTAAAACCAGTGATTTAATATCAATTCACTGTCCTTATATTGCTGGGGAAAATGAACATATGATTAATAAGGATTTTATTTCTAAAATGAAACCTAACTCATTTATTGTAAATGCTTCACGAGGAGAACTACTAGACCCTGTTGCTTTATATGAAGCAATTAAATCTAATCATATTAAAGGGGCTGCCTTGGATGTTGTGGAAAAAGAACCACAAATATTCTTCAAAACTTTTGGTAATGATAAACTACCAATTGAAGCTTATGAAAAGCTACACCAATTTTACCCAAGGGTGGTAATAACTCCTCATATTGGTAGTTTTACTGATGAGGCAGTTAAAAATATGGTTGAAACCACTTATCTTAATTTACAAGAATACCTAAAGACTGGGCAATGTAAAAATGAAATAAAATAA